A stretch of Prunus dulcis chromosome 6, ALMONDv2, whole genome shotgun sequence DNA encodes these proteins:
- the LOC117630399 gene encoding uncharacterized protein LOC117630399 translates to MAPGSYYVQAPPPAGYPTRDAPNPASAHHGPVETKSKGDGFWKGCWVGYAMSSVDDVGQRVTKHVENKYYSKMSSSTNSGAAYPPPPCSTAPSQAPPPAGYPTRDAPNPHGHGAVETKSKGDGFWKGCCAALCCCCVLDACF, encoded by the exons ATGGCGCCCGGATCCTATTACGTGCAGGCTCCGCCACCTGCTGGTTATCCCACAAGAGATGCTCCAAATCCTGCTTCCGCTCATCATGGGCCTGTAGAAACCAAGTCCAAGGGTGATGGCTTCTGGAAGGGAT GCTGGGTGGGGTATGCAATGTCATCAGTTGATGATGTGGGACAACGTGTGACCAAACATGTGGAAAAT AAATATTATTCAAAGATGAGTTCATCAACTAACTCTGGAGCAGCATACCCTCCCCCACCTTGTTCTACAGCGCCGAGTCAGGCTCCACCACCTGCTGGTTATCCAACAAGAGATGCCCCAAATCCCCATGGACATGGAGCTGTAGAAACAAAGTCAAAAGGTGATGGCTTCTGGAAGGGATGCTGTGCTGCCTTGTGCTGCTGTTGCGTTTTGGATGCATGTTTTTGA
- the LOC117630400 gene encoding zinc finger MYM-type protein 1-like, which translates to MIEYDTNIRDEVRRAYLQKGPCQPRGHSFPQSNISGINRRFIPQWFDEFDWLEYSVSKDAAFCLYCYLFKSNFEQEGSEAFTGAGFKNWKKGRERMKVHVGPVGSVHNKAREAATNLMNQNTHIETAVSKHSEQASMAYRRCLIASIKCTKFLLRQGLSFRGNDESATSSNRGNYLELLQFLADNDEKVKEVVLENAPGNLKLVAPKIQKDIVNACAGETLDVIMSDLKDRFFSILVDEARDIFVKEQMAMVLRYVDDKGHVIERFVGVQHVTDTTSSSLKDAIDIFFSSNGLSFSKLRGQGYDGASNMRGELKGLKTKILREQPCAYYVHCFAHQLQLALVAVAKKNIDIASFFTTTNSVVNHVGASCKRRDALRAQLQEELVIAFENDCLITGEVCIKKQVSNVPVTHDGAHTTAILGLTNDVSQALQKKDQEIVNAMALVKSCKEKLHWMRNNGIDALVEEVSSFCDKHHIDVPNMDEAFVLPGRSRRNAPIKTNRHHYRVELFIYVIDEQLTELDDRFNEVNTELLICLACLSPNDSFVAFDKQKLLRLAQFYPQDFSDGDLLALDDQLELYIHYVSSSSDFSDLQGIGDLAKKMVEIRMHRAFNYVYLLITLALVLPVATASVERAFSVMNIIKGPLRNKMGDQWLSDSLLVYVEKDVFDCIENEAIMLRFQNMKPYRGQLHPRDNNNTRQHSILSRSHHPWTWFLQVHDGQKQDLEHILWDNQQVAEPARKKVPVPVLSKRLGMRVHDEQKQDLEHLLWDNQQVAEPARNKIRAPSSKVGDEEGMLLRN; encoded by the exons ATGATTGAGTATGATACTAATATTAGAGATGAGGTTCGAAGAGCATATCTACAAAAAGGACCTTGTCAACCTAGAGGTCATTCTTTCCCACAAAGTAATATCTCAGGAATTAATCGACGCTTCATTCCCCAATGGTTTGATGAATTTGATTGGTTGGAGTATAGTGTATCTAAAGATGCTGCATTTTGTCTTTATTGCTATCTCTTTAAATCCAATTTTGAACAAGAGGGTAGTGAAGCCTTCACTGGAGCAGGGTTTAAGAATTggaagaaagggagagaaagaATGAAGGTGCATGTTGGACCAGTTGGTAGTGTTCATAATAAAGCTAGAGAAGCCGCTACAAATTTGATGAATCAAAATACACATATTGAAACGGCTGTGAGCAAACACTCTGAACAAGCTAGTATGGCATATCGAAGATGCTTAATTGCATCAATCAAGTGCACTAAGTTTCTATTGAGACAAGGTCTTTCTTTTCGTGGAAATGATGAAAGTGCCACTTCAAGCAATAGGGGAAATTACTTGGAGCTATTGCAATTCCTTGCAGACAATGATGAGAAAGTTAAAGAAGTTGTGTTGGAAAATGCTCCGGGGAATCTCAAGTTAGTAGCTCCAAAGATTCAAAAAGATATTGTCAATGCATGTGCCGGGGAAACACTTGATGTCATCATGAGTGATTTAAAAGATAGATTCTTTTCTATATTGGTGGATGAAGCACGTGATATTTTTGTGAAAGAGCAAATGGCTATGGTGTTGCGTTATGTGGATGACAAAGGGCATgtaattgaaaggtttgtgggggTTCAACATGTTACCGACACCACTTCAAGTTCACTAAAGGATGCCATTGacatattcttttcttccaatGGTTTGAGCTTTTCCAAGTTACGAGGACAAGGTTATGATGGAGCTAGCAATATGAGAGGTGAGTTGAAAGGCCttaaaacaaagattttgagagaacaaCCTTGTGCATACTATGTTCATTGCTttgctcatcaacttcaactagCACTTGTTGCCGTAGcaaaaaagaatattgataTTGCCTCTTTCTTCACAACCACTAATAGTGTGGTTAACCATGTTGGAGCATCGTGTAAGCGGCGTGATGCACTTAGAGCACAACTCCAAGAAGAACTTGTGATAGCTTTTGAAAATGATTGTCTTATAACGGGCGAGGTTTGCATCAAGAAACAAGTCTCAAACGTGCCGGTGACACACGATGGAGCTCACACTACG GCTATATTGGGACTCACAAATGATGTGTCACAAgcattgcaaaagaaagatcaagaaaTTGTGAATGCAATGGCTTTGGTGAAATCATGCAAGGAAAAGCTACATTGGATGAGGAATAATGGGATTGATGCATTGGTTGAAGAGGTGTCTTCATTTTGTGACAAACATCATATTGATGTTCCTAACATGGATGAGGCCTTCGTACTTCCAGGGAGGTCAAGGCGTAATGCTCCAATAAAGACAAATCGTCATCATTATCGTGTGGAGCTCTTTATTTATGTCATTGACGAGCAACTTACGGAGTTAGATGATCGTTTTAATGAGGTAAATACTGAGTTGCTTATTTGTTTGGCATGTTTGAGTCCAAATGATTCATTTGTAGCTTTTGATAAACAAAAGTTACTTCGTCTTGCTCAATTTTATCCTCAAGACTTTTCGGATGGGGATCTTTTGGCACTTGATGATCAACTTGAGCTTTATATTCATTATGTGAGTTCGAGTAGTGATTTCTCTGACTTGCAAGGGATTGGTGATCTTGcaaaaaaaatggtggagaTCAGGATGCATCGAGCATTCAATTATGTGTATTTGCTTATTACATTGGCTCTAGTTTTACCGGTTGCTACTGCTTCAGTCGAGAGGGCATTCTCCGTCATGAATATTATCAAAGGTCCACTTCGAAACAAAATGGGAGATCAATGGTTGAGTGATAGCTTGCTTGTTTATGTTGAGAAGGATGTTTTTGATTGTATTGAAAATGAAGCTATAATGCTAcgttttcaaaatatgaaacctTATCGTGGccaatt GCATCCAAGAGACAACAACAACACAAGGCAGCACAGCATCCTTTCCAGAAGCCATCACCCTTGGACTTGGTTTCTACAGGTCCATGATGGGCAGAAGCAGGATTTGGAGCATATCTTGTGGGATAACCAGCAGGTGGCGGAGCCTGCACGTAAGAAGGTCCCGGTGCCGGTGCTGTCGAAAAGGTTGGGGATGAGG GTCCATGATGAGCAGAAGCAGGATTTGGAGCATCTCTTGTGGGATAACCAGCAGGTGGCGGAGCCTGCACGTAATAAGATCCGGGCGCCATCGAGTAAGGTTGGGGATGAGGAGGGTATGCTGCTGCGGAATTAG